Genomic segment of Iocasia fonsfrigidae:
TATGGGACTAATATATGTTCAACGGCAGGTTACTGCTGCTATTATGGGATGTATTCTTGTAATAATAATTCAATTCTTCGATTACCGTGTTTATAGGTATTATGCTGATATTATCTACCTATCAACAATTGGAATTCTGGGAATTATCCTTGTAGTAGGGCATACAGTTGCTGGGGGAAAAAGATGGTTAAATTTTGGCCCTATTAATTTTCAACCCTCTGAACTGGCAAAAATAATGCTTATTCTTGTACTGGCGGCTGTTATTGATGAAAAAAAGGATGATTTAAAACATATATTTGGTTTTGTAAAACCATTTATATATGTGCTGGTACCTTTTGTGTTAATTATCTTACAGAATGATCTGGGGACTTCTTTAGTATTGCTTGCTATTTTCATAGGTATTCTTTTTGTTTCGGGTGCCAATCTAAAGATCATGCTGGGTGTTTTTGGTGGTGGTTTTTTGTCTGTAGTAGCATATATATTGTCACATATATATCTGAATGTACCATTATTTTTCTTAAAAGAGTATCAGTTAAATAGACTAATTATTTTTATAAATCCTGATTTAGATCCCTATGGTAGAGGCTATAATATAATTCAATCTAAAATTGCCCTGGGTTCAGGGAAACTGCTGGGAAAAGGATTATTTGCTGGTACCCAAAGTCAGCTGGAGTTTTTGCCTGAAAAACATACAGATTTTATTTTTTCAGTTATTGGGGAGGAATTCGGTTTTCTGGGGGTAATTATAGTAATCCTACTCTGTTTTTTTCTGTTATGGCAGATACTTGAAGTGGCTAGTAAGGCTCGGGATGATTATGGGCGTTTGATAGCTACTGGGGTGGCAGCAATGTTTTTCTTTCATATTATTGAAAATATTGGTATGACAATGGGCCTGATGCCGATAACTGGTCTTCCTCTTCCCTTTATAAGTTATGGTGGGAGTAGTGTACTTACCTCAATGATTGCTATTGGTCTGGTGATTAATGTTAATCTAAGAAGGAAGAAAATCATCTTTTAATTAACAACTAAAACTGTTTAGTATATTTTTTCCCTCTTTAAAATATATAATTAAAGAGGGGGGATTATAATGGGGTTTCCGGGATTGGTTTTAAGGGTTAACCCCCTTTTTTTATTAGTGCTTCTTTTATTTTTTTTTGTAGGTATGATTAAAGAGGCCCTGATAGCTTTTACAATTGTTTTTCTTCATGAACTGATACATATTATTTTTGCCCGGTACTTAGGCTATAGTTTTACTAGGTTGGAGTTATTTCCTTTTGGAGGTATGGCTGAATATAAAGGCTTATTGGAAATGGAACCAATTAAAGAGATAATAGTATCAATGGCTGGTCCAATGGCTAATCTCCTGGCATTTGCTTTTCTTTTGTTTTATCAGTTAACAACTCATAAGCAGAATGAAATCTTACAGATATTTATAAATTACAATCTTATCATTGCCAGTATTAATTTAATACCTGCTCTGCCTCTTGATGGTGGGCGGGTACTCAGGGGTTTGCTTGTTTTAAAAATTGGTTTTAAGAGGGGTACATTAGCAGCTGTCAAGATATCAAAATATATTGCTTTTATTTGTGGTATTTTTGCTCTGCTGGCTATTGTCTTGGCCAGGTCTAATATATGGATTCTCTGTCTGGCTTTTTTTGTGTATACAGCTGCTTTGAAGGAAGAGAAACAAATCCTTTATTATTTTCTACGTTTTCTTACACAGCGGAGTGATTTTCTCGGGGATATGAAAGTTAAAGAACTGGCAGGAGAGGTGGTAGATATCTCTTTGCCTGTACGGGAAGCGGTGTATTATATAAATCCCAGTAGGTATAATCTCTTTTTTGTTGTAGATAAAGGGGATATAAGTGGTATTATAACAGAGACAAAATTATTGAAGACCTATTTCTGCCATCATAAAAAAGATATTCTAATTAAGGATATATTATCAGTGTAAATATTTATAAACAAAAGCAATTAGGGATATAATCTTAGAATCGGAGAAAAGATATTATTAGGGGTGATATTAATGGACCTTTCTAACAGGCTTGAAGGACTTCTATATAGGGTTACTAAACCCAGCAGGTATATAGGTAATGAATGGAATGTAATTAAAAAGGACTGGCAACCTGACTTGACCAAGGTTGTAATGGCCTTTCCTGATCTCTATGAGATAGGCATGTCACATC
This window contains:
- the rodA gene encoding rod shape-determining protein RodA, with the protein product MSWNKKLIKNLNWYIPLTAFLLIIIGIIAISSALELNKTDSMGLIYVQRQVTAAIMGCILVIIIQFFDYRVYRYYADIIYLSTIGILGIILVVGHTVAGGKRWLNFGPINFQPSELAKIMLILVLAAVIDEKKDDLKHIFGFVKPFIYVLVPFVLIILQNDLGTSLVLLAIFIGILFVSGANLKIMLGVFGGGFLSVVAYILSHIYLNVPLFFLKEYQLNRLIIFINPDLDPYGRGYNIIQSKIALGSGKLLGKGLFAGTQSQLEFLPEKHTDFIFSVIGEEFGFLGVIIVILLCFFLLWQILEVASKARDDYGRLIATGVAAMFFFHIIENIGMTMGLMPITGLPLPFISYGGSSVLTSMIAIGLVINVNLRRKKIIF
- a CDS encoding M50 family metallopeptidase — translated: MGFPGLVLRVNPLFLLVLLLFFFVGMIKEALIAFTIVFLHELIHIIFARYLGYSFTRLELFPFGGMAEYKGLLEMEPIKEIIVSMAGPMANLLAFAFLLFYQLTTHKQNEILQIFINYNLIIASINLIPALPLDGGRVLRGLLVLKIGFKRGTLAAVKISKYIAFICGIFALLAIVLARSNIWILCLAFFVYTAALKEEKQILYYFLRFLTQRSDFLGDMKVKELAGEVVDISLPVREAVYYINPSRYNLFFVVDKGDISGIITETKLLKTYFCHHKKDILIKDILSV